A window from Gottschalkiaceae bacterium SANA encodes these proteins:
- a CDS encoding YbaB/EbfC family nucleoid-associated protein: MAKGRRQMPGGGMNMNALMKQAQQMQKKMEVAQQEAETKEFEATAGGGAITIRVNGKRQLLDVKIDPDLLDPEEVEMIQDLILVAVNDALTKAEEAVAAEMGKVTGGMPGMF; this comes from the coding sequence ATGGCAAAGGGACGTAGACAAATGCCCGGTGGCGGCATGAATATGAATGCTTTAATGAAGCAGGCACAACAGATGCAAAAGAAAATGGAAGTGGCGCAACAGGAAGCGGAAACGAAAGAATTTGAGGCGACTGCAGGTGGCGGCGCGATTACGATTCGCGTAAATGGGAAAAGACAATTGCTGGATGTGAAAATTGATCCTGATCTTTTAGATCCGGAAGAAGTTGAAATGATTCAGGATTTAATTTTGGTTGCAGTGAACGATGCCTTAACAAAGGCGGAAGAAGCAGTCGCAGCTGAGATGGGTAAAGTGACCGGCGGAATGCCGGGCATGTTTTAG